The Micromonospora sp. WMMD961 genome has a segment encoding these proteins:
- a CDS encoding cyclase family protein — translation MGEQWRAQFDAEVSFANGGGLRTEGFRLDIPGPEITDDDLAAMFVRHLGLLMVAEVRITAKSIIEEPHKGGRGVAVGQPTPGRRLIELSHVISDGMTTLPGWPGPRVTDWLTFAASRDRYALGTEFHVARIDLIANTGTYVDTPAHRWAGADDLTGVPLDRLADLPGVLVRVPAGTRAVDRLMLAPYEVAGRAVLVHTGWDAHFGTERYGAPEAPHLTGDAARALADAGAALVGIDSINIDDMSPAAGGERPAHSTLLAAGIPIVEHLTGLDALPPTGFRFTAAPPMVAGMGTFPVRAFAVVNP, via the coding sequence ATGGGTGAGCAGTGGCGGGCGCAGTTCGACGCGGAGGTGAGTTTCGCCAACGGCGGCGGGCTGCGCACCGAGGGATTTCGGCTGGACATCCCGGGGCCGGAGATCACCGACGACGACCTGGCGGCGATGTTCGTCCGCCACCTCGGGCTGTTGATGGTCGCCGAGGTCCGGATCACTGCTAAGTCGATCATCGAGGAGCCGCACAAGGGTGGCCGGGGCGTAGCCGTCGGCCAGCCCACGCCCGGCCGCAGGCTGATCGAGCTGAGCCACGTGATCAGCGACGGGATGACCACTCTGCCCGGCTGGCCGGGGCCCCGGGTCACCGACTGGCTGACGTTCGCGGCGTCCCGCGACCGGTACGCGCTGGGCACCGAGTTCCATGTGGCGCGGATCGACCTGATCGCCAACACCGGCACGTACGTGGACACGCCCGCCCACCGCTGGGCAGGGGCAGACGACCTGACCGGGGTGCCGCTGGACCGCCTCGCCGACCTACCCGGGGTGCTGGTCCGCGTGCCGGCCGGCACCCGAGCCGTGGATCGGCTGATGCTCGCCCCGTACGAGGTGGCCGGGCGCGCGGTGCTGGTGCACACCGGGTGGGATGCGCACTTCGGCACCGAGCGGTACGGCGCGCCGGAGGCGCCACACCTGACCGGGGACGCCGCCCGGGCGCTGGCCGACGCCGGCGCGGCTCTGGTCGGCATCGACTCGATCAACATCGACGACATGAGCCCGGCAGCCGGCGGTGAACGCCCCGCACACAGCACGCTGCTCGCCGCCGGCATACCGATCGTGGAGCACCTGACCGGCCTGGACGCGCTACCGCCGACCGGGTTCCGGTTCACCGCGGCCCCACCGATGGTGGCCGGCATGGGCACCTTCCCGGTCCGCGCCTTCGCCGTCGTCAACCCCTGA
- the mfd gene encoding transcription-repair coupling factor: protein MLTGLFSAALADPGLTRARDLARSGAAQVDGLDITAPAALRPFAVAAVAADPDGTAGGAGRPVLAVTATTREADDLAAALGGLLPAEQVVVFPSWETLPHERLSPRSDTVGRRLAVLRRLAHPEATDAHGGTGPLRVVVAPVRSLLQPQLKGLGDLEPVQLAAGEEADLEEVARRLIDMAYARVDLVTKRGEFAVRGGILDVFPPTDEHPSRVEFWGDEVEEIRTFAVADQRTIEQVPLLWAPPCRELLLTPSVRDRAAALAEQHPELAEILDKLAEGIPVEGMESLAPVLVGPDSLELLLDAMPSGTHVLLCDPERIRTRAHDLVRTSEEFLQASWAAAAVGGQAPVDVGAAAFRTLGEVRAAAGKLGQPWWTLSPFGLVEAETVETRQPWEDAPEEAAVTPDDAIAVTLGAQPAPLYHGETSRVVDDLKRWAGEGWSIALVFEGHGPAQRAVEVLRDAGLGARLAEEVPTAPVPGELVVTCGALSSGFVDEASRFVLLTGNDVTGGRGTSTRDMRKMPSRRRNTIDPLELKAGDHVVHEQHGIGRYVELVQRTVNGASREYLVIEYAASKRGQPGDRLFVPTDQLDQLSRYVGGEQPTLHKMGGSDWQKSKARARKAVREIAAQLIQLYAARKASKGHSFGPDTPWQRELEDAFPWQETPDQLAAIDEVKRDMEQTVPMDRLICGDVGYGKTEIAVRAAFKAVQDGKQVAVLVPTTLLVQQHYNTFAERMSQFPVQIRQLSRFQTPKETERTLEMVADGTVDIVIGTHRLLQTATRFKQLGLVIVDEEQRFGVEHKEHLKTLRASVDVLSMSATPIPRTLEMAITGIREMSTIATPPEERHPVLTFVGAQDDRQVAASIHRELLRDGQVFYLHNRVESIDRAARRLRELVPEARVAVAHGQMGEDALEKVMVGFWEKEFDVLVCTTIVESGIDIPNANTLIVERADLLGLAQLHQIRGRVGRGRERAYAYFLYPPEKPLTEHAHERLATIAQHTELGAGMYVAMKDLEIRGAGNLLGGEQSGHIEGVGFDLYVRMVGEAVSAFKGERPEEDVDVKIDLPVDAHLPHDYVSVERLRLEMYRKLAEARDEERLGEVVAEMTDRYGEPPAPVQNLVEVARFRLLARRYGLTDVSMQGKHVRFGPLPLPDSKQLRLKRYHPDAVYKQATDQVSVPRPTTRRIGGEPLRDQALLQWCAQLLSDVLGAPAPAVAAAGASA from the coding sequence ATGCTCACCGGTCTGTTCTCCGCCGCCCTGGCCGACCCCGGGCTGACCCGGGCGCGTGACCTGGCGCGCTCCGGTGCCGCCCAGGTCGACGGCCTCGACATCACCGCCCCGGCGGCACTGCGCCCGTTCGCGGTGGCCGCGGTCGCGGCCGACCCCGACGGCACCGCAGGTGGGGCCGGGCGACCAGTGCTGGCGGTGACCGCCACCACCCGGGAGGCCGACGATCTCGCCGCCGCGCTGGGCGGGCTGCTGCCGGCCGAGCAGGTCGTGGTCTTCCCCTCCTGGGAGACGCTGCCCCACGAGCGGCTGTCACCCCGCTCGGACACGGTGGGTCGACGGCTGGCCGTGCTGCGCCGGTTGGCGCACCCGGAGGCCACCGACGCGCATGGCGGCACCGGGCCGCTGCGAGTGGTCGTGGCCCCGGTCCGTTCACTGCTCCAGCCGCAGCTCAAGGGGCTCGGCGATCTGGAGCCGGTGCAGCTCGCCGCCGGCGAGGAGGCGGACCTCGAAGAGGTTGCCCGCCGGCTGATCGACATGGCGTACGCCCGGGTCGACCTGGTCACCAAGCGCGGTGAGTTCGCGGTACGCGGCGGCATCCTGGATGTCTTCCCACCGACCGACGAGCACCCGTCCCGGGTCGAGTTCTGGGGCGACGAGGTCGAGGAGATCCGCACCTTCGCCGTCGCCGACCAGCGGACCATCGAGCAGGTGCCGCTGCTGTGGGCGCCGCCCTGCCGGGAGTTGCTGCTCACCCCGTCGGTCCGCGACCGGGCCGCCGCGCTCGCCGAGCAGCACCCCGAGCTGGCCGAGATTCTCGACAAGCTGGCCGAGGGCATCCCGGTGGAGGGGATGGAGTCGCTGGCCCCGGTCCTGGTCGGCCCCGACTCGCTGGAGTTGCTGCTGGACGCGATGCCGTCCGGCACCCATGTGCTGCTGTGCGACCCGGAGCGGATCCGCACGAGGGCGCACGACCTGGTGCGTACCTCGGAGGAGTTTCTCCAGGCCAGCTGGGCCGCCGCCGCGGTCGGAGGCCAGGCCCCGGTGGACGTCGGCGCTGCCGCCTTCCGCACCCTCGGCGAGGTGCGCGCCGCCGCCGGCAAGCTCGGCCAGCCGTGGTGGACGCTGTCACCGTTCGGGTTGGTCGAGGCGGAGACGGTTGAGACACGGCAGCCCTGGGAGGACGCACCGGAGGAGGCCGCCGTCACCCCGGACGACGCCATCGCGGTGACTCTCGGCGCTCAGCCGGCCCCGCTGTACCACGGCGAGACCAGCCGGGTGGTCGACGATCTCAAGCGCTGGGCCGGCGAGGGCTGGTCGATCGCGCTGGTGTTCGAGGGGCACGGCCCCGCCCAGCGGGCGGTGGAGGTGCTGCGCGACGCCGGGCTGGGCGCCCGGTTGGCCGAGGAGGTGCCGACCGCGCCGGTCCCCGGCGAGCTGGTGGTCACCTGTGGCGCGCTGAGCAGCGGGTTCGTCGACGAGGCGTCCCGTTTCGTGTTGCTGACCGGCAACGACGTGACCGGCGGTCGGGGCACGTCGACCCGGGACATGCGCAAGATGCCGAGCCGGCGGCGCAACACCATCGACCCGCTGGAGCTGAAGGCCGGCGACCACGTGGTGCACGAACAGCACGGCATCGGCCGCTACGTCGAGCTGGTGCAGCGCACCGTCAACGGCGCCAGCCGCGAATACCTGGTCATCGAGTACGCGGCCAGCAAGCGCGGCCAGCCCGGCGACCGGCTGTTCGTCCCCACCGACCAGCTCGACCAGCTCTCCCGTTACGTGGGCGGGGAGCAGCCGACCCTGCACAAGATGGGCGGCTCGGACTGGCAGAAGTCCAAGGCCCGGGCTCGTAAGGCGGTCCGGGAGATCGCCGCGCAGCTGATCCAGCTCTACGCCGCCCGCAAGGCGTCCAAGGGGCACTCGTTCGGCCCGGACACCCCGTGGCAGCGGGAGTTGGAGGACGCCTTCCCCTGGCAGGAGACGCCGGACCAGCTCGCCGCGATCGACGAGGTCAAGCGGGACATGGAGCAGACGGTCCCGATGGACCGGCTGATCTGCGGTGACGTGGGCTACGGCAAGACCGAGATCGCCGTCCGGGCCGCCTTCAAGGCCGTGCAGGACGGCAAGCAGGTGGCGGTGCTGGTGCCGACCACCCTGCTGGTGCAGCAGCACTACAACACGTTCGCCGAGCGGATGAGCCAGTTCCCGGTGCAGATCCGGCAGCTGTCGAGGTTCCAGACCCCGAAGGAGACCGAGCGGACGCTGGAGATGGTCGCCGACGGCACCGTCGACATCGTCATCGGCACCCACCGCCTGTTGCAGACCGCCACCCGGTTCAAGCAGCTCGGTCTGGTGATCGTCGACGAGGAGCAGCGCTTCGGTGTCGAGCACAAGGAGCACCTGAAGACGCTGCGCGCGTCCGTCGACGTGCTCAGCATGTCGGCCACCCCGATCCCGCGGACCCTGGAGATGGCGATCACCGGCATCCGGGAGATGTCCACCATCGCCACCCCGCCGGAGGAACGGCACCCGGTGCTCACCTTCGTGGGCGCGCAGGACGACCGGCAGGTGGCCGCGTCCATCCACCGCGAGTTGCTCCGCGACGGGCAGGTCTTCTACCTGCACAACCGGGTCGAGTCGATCGACCGGGCGGCACGGCGACTGCGGGAGCTGGTGCCCGAGGCGCGGGTCGCGGTGGCGCACGGCCAGATGGGCGAGGACGCCCTGGAGAAGGTGATGGTCGGCTTCTGGGAGAAGGAGTTCGACGTCCTGGTCTGCACCACGATCGTCGAGTCGGGCATCGACATCCCGAACGCCAACACGTTGATCGTGGAGCGGGCCGACCTGCTCGGCCTGGCGCAGCTGCACCAGATCCGGGGCCGGGTCGGCCGGGGCCGGGAGCGGGCGTACGCCTACTTCCTCTACCCGCCGGAGAAGCCGCTCACCGAGCACGCCCACGAGCGGTTGGCCACCATCGCCCAGCACACCGAGCTGGGCGCCGGCATGTACGTGGCGATGAAGGACCTGGAGATCCGGGGTGCCGGCAACCTGCTCGGCGGCGAGCAGTCCGGGCACATCGAGGGCGTCGGCTTCGACCTGTACGTGCGGATGGTCGGCGAGGCGGTCTCCGCGTTCAAGGGCGAGCGGCCGGAGGAGGACGTCGATGTCAAGATCGATCTGCCTGTCGACGCGCACCTGCCGCACGACTACGTGAGTGTGGAGCGGCTGCGCCTGGAGATGTACCGCAAGCTCGCCGAGGCCCGCGACGAGGAGCGGTTGGGCGAGGTGGTCGCCGAGATGACCGACCGGTACGGCGAGCCTCCGGCCCCGGTGCAGAACCTGGTGGAGGTGGCCCGGTTCCGCCTGCTGGCCCGTCGCTACGGCCTGACCGACGTGTCCATGCAGGGCAAGCACGTCCGGTTCGGCCCGCTGCCGCTGCCGGATTCGAAGCAGTTGCGGCTCAAGCGCTACCACCCGGACGCCGTCTACAAGCAGGCCACGGACCAGGTCAGCGTGCCCCGGCCGACCACCCGCCGGATCGGCGGCGAGCCGTTGCGCGACCAGGCGCTGTTGCAGTGGTGCGCCCAGTTGCTCTCCGATGTGCTCGGTGCCCCCGCGCCCGCAGTGGCGGCCGCCGGGGCGTCGGCCTGA
- a CDS encoding nucleoside triphosphate pyrophosphohydrolase, whose protein sequence is MTARIVLLVTSPRLPAGLLTAAAWDVVRQHPVLTGAESELATAVRQAGAEVVVVDGPATQRLLDTVAAHGTAVWLAGPAGDEALARELGLRLAREPGLAEMELMYGSWDPPGARLLDAVAVLDRLASPGGDPWKRAQTHRSLAGYLLEESYEAYDAIDADDTDALREELGDVLLQVVLHARLAEELPEGERWNIDDVAGGLVDKMIRRNPHVFAGAEVGTLEEITANWERIKRAEKARKSVLDGVAVSQPALALATQILDRAARAGLGVPPPLSDTQVDAEARLGASLLATVAAAREAGINPEAALRRTTLAYAEAVRAAEPPPADPR, encoded by the coding sequence ATGACGGCACGGATCGTCCTGCTGGTCACCTCGCCCCGGCTGCCGGCCGGCCTGCTGACGGCGGCGGCCTGGGACGTCGTACGCCAGCACCCGGTGTTGACCGGCGCGGAGAGCGAGTTGGCCACGGCGGTGCGCCAGGCGGGCGCCGAGGTCGTCGTGGTGGACGGCCCGGCGACGCAGCGCCTGCTGGACACCGTGGCGGCGCACGGCACGGCGGTCTGGTTGGCCGGCCCGGCCGGCGACGAGGCTCTTGCCCGGGAGCTGGGTCTGCGCCTGGCCCGGGAGCCGGGGCTGGCCGAGATGGAACTGATGTACGGCTCGTGGGACCCGCCGGGCGCGCGTCTGCTCGATGCGGTGGCCGTGCTGGACCGGTTGGCCTCGCCGGGTGGCGACCCGTGGAAGCGCGCGCAGACGCACCGCAGCCTCGCCGGTTACCTGCTGGAGGAGAGCTACGAGGCGTACGACGCGATCGACGCCGACGACACCGACGCGTTGCGTGAGGAGTTGGGCGACGTCCTCCTGCAGGTGGTGTTGCACGCGCGGCTCGCCGAGGAGTTGCCTGAGGGTGAGCGGTGGAACATCGACGACGTGGCCGGTGGCCTGGTCGACAAGATGATCCGGCGAAATCCGCACGTCTTCGCCGGTGCGGAGGTGGGCACGCTGGAGGAGATCACCGCGAACTGGGAGCGGATCAAGCGCGCCGAGAAGGCCCGGAAGTCGGTGCTGGACGGCGTCGCGGTGAGCCAGCCCGCCCTCGCCCTGGCCACCCAGATCCTGGACCGTGCGGCCCGGGCCGGCCTGGGTGTGCCACCCCCACTGTCGGACACCCAGGTGGACGCCGAGGCGAGACTGGGCGCGAGCCTCCTGGCGACGGTGGCCGCGGCCCGAGAGGCGGGCATCAACCCGGAGGCGGCCCTGCGCCGCACCACCCTCGCCTACGCCGAAGCCGTCCGCGCCGCCGAACCCCCACCCGCAGACCCGCGTTGA
- a CDS encoding DUF885 domain-containing protein: MEAFGVLAERVVEALLESRPGVATSAGDHRFDDRLPDLSADALAGDREMLSDAANALSELDPDSLDVDEQVDHALLTSFVDRELFELTEIRSHEWDPLRHNPGPLLHALLARPYAPAEVRLTQLAGRLAAVPDALATARATLRDMPRIHAETAVGQFAGTAALIRDELPPLLAQAPSALDRVEPAATAAIAAIEEFVAWLRAGLAADAGPGRDPRLGRRRWEARLWHTLDTELGAAEIQRRAWANLDRVTAEIREAAVELVGGPAGDAAVRRALDLLAAEHPDDATIVELAGVTLDETTDFVRAHDLVTLVDDRCVIQEMPEFARGVAVAYCDAPGPLETAAVPTFYCIAPTPADWPAQRVESFYREYNDHMIRNLTVHEAMPGHFLQLAHARRYVGGTRVRALAESGPFIEGWAVYAEELMTGLGFGGLPVRLQQLKMQLRMTINALLDQLVHAEDLPEAEAMALMTGRGFQEEGEAAGKWRRALLTSTQLSTYFVGYSEVAEIAAARPDAVSVRDWHDAMLSHDCPPPRHLRTLLGI, from the coding sequence GTGGAAGCGTTTGGAGTGCTGGCCGAGCGGGTCGTCGAGGCGTTGCTGGAGTCCCGGCCGGGGGTTGCCACCTCGGCGGGGGATCACCGGTTCGACGATCGGCTCCCTGATCTGTCCGCCGATGCGCTCGCTGGCGACCGGGAGATGCTCTCCGACGCGGCCAACGCGCTGTCCGAACTGGACCCGGACTCGCTCGACGTGGACGAGCAGGTCGACCACGCGTTGCTCACCTCCTTCGTGGACCGGGAGCTGTTCGAGCTGACCGAGATCCGGTCGCACGAGTGGGATCCGCTGCGGCACAACCCCGGCCCGCTCCTGCACGCGCTGCTGGCCCGCCCGTACGCCCCGGCGGAGGTGCGACTGACCCAACTGGCCGGTCGGCTCGCCGCCGTACCGGACGCCCTCGCCACCGCCCGCGCGACGTTGCGCGACATGCCGCGGATCCACGCGGAGACGGCGGTCGGGCAGTTCGCCGGCACGGCCGCGCTGATCCGCGACGAGCTGCCGCCGCTGCTCGCCCAGGCGCCGAGCGCCCTCGACCGGGTCGAGCCGGCCGCCACCGCGGCGATCGCCGCGATCGAGGAGTTCGTCGCGTGGCTGCGCGCCGGCCTGGCCGCCGACGCCGGCCCCGGCCGCGACCCCCGGCTGGGCCGCCGCCGCTGGGAGGCCCGGCTCTGGCACACCTTGGACACCGAGTTGGGCGCCGCCGAGATCCAGCGCCGCGCCTGGGCCAACCTGGACCGGGTCACCGCGGAGATCCGCGAGGCGGCCGTCGAGCTGGTCGGTGGCCCGGCCGGCGACGCGGCGGTACGCCGGGCACTGGACCTGCTCGCCGCCGAGCACCCGGACGACGCCACCATCGTGGAACTGGCCGGGGTGACCCTGGACGAGACGACCGACTTCGTCCGCGCGCACGACCTGGTCACCCTGGTCGACGACCGGTGCGTGATCCAGGAGATGCCGGAGTTCGCCCGGGGTGTCGCGGTGGCCTACTGCGACGCGCCCGGCCCGCTGGAAACCGCGGCCGTGCCGACCTTCTACTGCATCGCGCCCACCCCGGCGGACTGGCCGGCGCAGCGGGTCGAGTCGTTCTACCGCGAATACAACGACCACATGATCCGCAACCTGACCGTGCACGAGGCGATGCCGGGGCACTTCCTCCAGCTCGCCCACGCCCGCCGCTACGTCGGTGGCACCCGGGTCCGGGCGCTGGCCGAGTCCGGCCCGTTCATCGAGGGCTGGGCGGTCTACGCGGAGGAGTTGATGACGGGCCTCGGCTTCGGGGGCCTGCCGGTGCGGTTGCAGCAGCTCAAGATGCAGCTCCGGATGACCATCAACGCGCTGCTCGACCAGTTGGTGCACGCCGAGGACCTGCCCGAGGCCGAGGCGATGGCGTTGATGACCGGGCGCGGCTTCCAGGAGGAGGGCGAGGCGGCCGGCAAGTGGCGTCGGGCGTTGCTGACCTCCACCCAGCTCTCCACCTACTTCGTCGGGTACAGCGAGGTCGCCGAGATCGCCGCCGCCCGACCGGACGCGGTGTCGGTGCGCGACTGGCACGACGCGATGCTCTCGCACGACTGCCCGCCCCCGCGCCACCTGCGTACCCTGCTCGGGATCTGA
- the nudC gene encoding NAD(+) diphosphatase produces the protein MTGPAPAAGLDDPASAARPVGFQPGAERGRLPAAGDLALPVTGAKLLTDVDGRPLRVADLPADTDWVPLGTLDGVPAWATDLPTADVLPGRARGWASLAAEVPEPHATLAGRALAVVTWRRTHRWCGACRAELTDKPGETARRCPDCGLYVPMQLSAAVLVAITRPGPAGRADELLLVRHSTGPTGLWALVAGFVEAGETLEAAVHREVGEEVGLSVDRLAYFGSQPWAISGPGVLLAGFTARAADPHAEPVVDGRELTEARWFGVDALPAELPPAYSISRWLIDATATAARR, from the coding sequence GTGACCGGCCCGGCCCCCGCTGCCGGGTTGGACGACCCCGCGTCCGCGGCACGACCCGTCGGTTTTCAGCCCGGGGCCGAGCGGGGGCGGCTGCCCGCCGCCGGTGACCTGGCGCTACCGGTCACCGGCGCGAAGCTGTTGACCGACGTCGACGGCCGACCACTGCGCGTCGCCGACCTGCCCGCCGACACCGACTGGGTGCCGCTGGGCACCCTCGACGGGGTGCCCGCCTGGGCGACCGACCTGCCCACCGCCGATGTGCTCCCCGGCCGGGCCCGGGGCTGGGCGTCGCTCGCCGCCGAGGTGCCGGAGCCGCACGCCACGCTCGCCGGCCGGGCGTTGGCCGTGGTCACGTGGCGGCGTACCCACCGTTGGTGTGGCGCCTGCCGAGCCGAGCTGACCGACAAGCCGGGCGAGACGGCCCGGCGGTGCCCGGACTGCGGCCTGTACGTCCCGATGCAGCTCTCCGCCGCGGTGTTGGTGGCGATCACCCGACCCGGACCGGCCGGTCGTGCCGACGAGCTGCTGCTGGTCCGACACTCCACCGGACCGACCGGGCTGTGGGCACTCGTGGCCGGCTTCGTCGAGGCCGGCGAGACCCTGGAGGCGGCGGTGCACCGGGAGGTCGGCGAGGAGGTCGGGTTGTCCGTCGACCGGCTGGCGTACTTCGGCAGCCAGCCGTGGGCGATCTCCGGCCCCGGGGTGCTGCTCGCCGGCTTCACCGCCCGTGCCGCCGACCCGCACGCCGAGCCGGTGGTCGACGGCCGGGAGCTGACCGAGGCTCGGTGGTTCGGCGTGGATGCGCTGCCGGCGGAACTGCCGCCCGCGTACTCCATCTCGCGCTGGCTGATCGACGCGACGGCGACCGCCGCGCGCCGCTGA